From the genome of Pelomonas sp. SE-A7, one region includes:
- a CDS encoding thiamine pyrophosphate-binding protein produces the protein MNSTQATAGARLAGHALVEALIAQGVTDVFGVPGESYLAVLDGFHEHRDSIRFIACRQEGGAAFMAEAQGKLTGRPGICFVTRGPGATNASIGLHTAFQDSTAMILFIGQVASDQRDREAFQEVDYRQMFGPGTLGMAKWVGEVQDADRLPEYVARAFHTALQGRPGPVVLVLPEDMLTKATQAPVLPLVRAAEAAPTPAALAELRERLLAAKKPLVIVGGGGWTADSTAALQRFAEAWHLPVGCAFRFQDLFDNSHANYAGDVGIGISPKLAARVREADLILAVGPRLGEMTTGGYTLLQAPRPAQQLVHIHGGAEELGRVYAADLAINASMSCAAQALAALEVPTTVPWKEWTAAAQADYQANQVAEPASPLDMAEVVRGLSTLLPEGTVFTNGAGNYSGWLHRFHRYTALHRFGRTQLAPTSGAMGYGVPAAVAAALIQPDRWVVNIAGDGDFLMTGQELATATGYGAKRLISVVVDNGTYGTIRMHQEREYPGRVSGSDLFNPDFAALAQAYGWRAARIERTEDFEPALREALASPERPTLLHLRLDADVSTSRTTLSKIRAAALQSQNNA, from the coding sequence ATGAACAGCACACAAGCTACAGCGGGCGCCCGCCTGGCCGGCCATGCCCTCGTCGAAGCGCTGATCGCGCAGGGCGTGACCGATGTGTTTGGAGTCCCCGGCGAGAGCTATCTCGCCGTGCTGGACGGTTTCCATGAGCACCGCGACAGCATCCGCTTCATCGCCTGCCGGCAGGAGGGCGGGGCGGCCTTCATGGCCGAGGCCCAGGGCAAGCTGACCGGTCGCCCGGGCATCTGCTTCGTCACCCGCGGGCCCGGCGCCACCAATGCCTCGATAGGCCTGCACACAGCCTTCCAGGACTCGACGGCGATGATCCTCTTCATCGGCCAGGTCGCCAGCGACCAGCGCGATCGCGAGGCCTTCCAGGAGGTGGACTACCGCCAGATGTTCGGCCCCGGCACCCTGGGCATGGCCAAGTGGGTGGGCGAGGTGCAGGACGCCGACCGCCTGCCCGAATACGTGGCCCGGGCTTTCCACACCGCTCTGCAGGGCCGTCCCGGCCCGGTGGTGCTGGTGCTGCCCGAAGACATGCTGACGAAGGCGACGCAGGCGCCGGTGCTGCCGCTGGTGCGCGCCGCCGAGGCCGCGCCCACGCCGGCTGCGCTGGCCGAATTGCGCGAGCGCTTGCTGGCGGCGAAGAAGCCGCTGGTCATCGTCGGTGGCGGCGGCTGGACTGCCGACAGCACGGCGGCGCTGCAGCGTTTTGCCGAAGCCTGGCATCTGCCGGTGGGCTGCGCCTTCCGCTTCCAGGACCTGTTCGACAACAGCCATGCCAACTATGCCGGCGACGTGGGTATTGGCATCAGTCCCAAGCTGGCGGCCCGGGTGCGCGAGGCCGACCTGATACTCGCCGTGGGCCCGCGCCTCGGCGAGATGACGACCGGCGGCTACACGCTCTTGCAGGCGCCGCGGCCGGCCCAGCAACTGGTCCACATCCATGGCGGCGCCGAGGAACTCGGCCGCGTCTATGCGGCCGATCTGGCCATCAATGCCAGCATGAGCTGCGCTGCGCAGGCCTTGGCTGCGCTTGAAGTGCCGACCACTGTGCCCTGGAAGGAATGGACCGCCGCGGCCCAGGCCGACTACCAGGCCAACCAGGTGGCTGAGCCGGCCTCGCCGCTGGACATGGCCGAGGTGGTCAGGGGCCTGTCGACGCTGCTTCCCGAGGGCACGGTGTTCACCAATGGTGCCGGCAACTACAGCGGCTGGCTGCACCGCTTCCACCGCTACACGGCCCTGCATCGCTTCGGCCGCACCCAGCTGGCGCCGACCTCGGGTGCCATGGGCTATGGCGTGCCGGCGGCGGTGGCCGCGGCCCTGATCCAGCCCGACCGCTGGGTGGTCAACATCGCCGGCGACGGCGATTTCCTGATGACCGGCCAGGAGCTGGCCACCGCTACCGGCTACGGCGCGAAAAGGCTGATCTCGGTGGTCGTGGACAATGGCACCTACGGCACGATACGCATGCACCAGGAGCGCGAGTATCCGGGCCGGGTCTCGGGCAGCGATCTGTTCAATCCGGATTTCGCAGCCCTGGCCCAGGCCTACGGCTGGCGGGCGGCCCGCATCGAGCGCACGGAGGACTTCGAGCCGGCCCTGCGCGAGGCGCTGGCCAGCCCCGAGCGACCCACGCTGCTCCACCTGCGCCTCGATGCCGATGTTTCCACCAGCCGTACGACCTTGAGCAAGATCCGCGCAGCCGCGCTGCAATCCCAGAACAATGCCTGA
- a CDS encoding VOC family protein produces MSPKNTICLWYDGTALEAAEFYARTFPDSAVKAVHGAPGDYPNGTQGQVLTVEFTVMGIPCLGLNGGPMFKHNEAFSFQVATDDQAETDRLWNAIIDNGGQASACGWCKDKWGLSWQITPRVLMDAISDPDPAAAKRAFEAMMQMGKIDIATIEAARRG; encoded by the coding sequence GTGAGCCCCAAGAACACCATCTGCCTCTGGTATGACGGCACGGCCCTGGAGGCCGCCGAGTTCTATGCCCGCACCTTCCCGGACAGCGCGGTCAAGGCGGTCCATGGTGCGCCGGGCGACTATCCCAACGGCACGCAGGGCCAGGTCTTGACCGTGGAGTTCACCGTCATGGGCATTCCCTGCCTGGGCCTGAACGGCGGGCCCATGTTCAAGCACAACGAGGCCTTCTCGTTCCAGGTTGCCACCGACGACCAGGCCGAGACCGACCGGCTGTGGAACGCCATCATCGACAACGGCGGCCAGGCCAGCGCCTGCGGCTGGTGCAAGGACAAATGGGGCCTGTCCTGGCAGATCACGCCGCGCGTGCTGATGGATGCCATCTCCGACCCCGACCCGGCCGCCGCCAAGCGCGCCTTCGAGGCCATGATGCAGATGGGCAAGATCGACATCGCCACCATCGAGGCAGCGCGCCGCGGCTGA
- a CDS encoding MFS transporter, with amino-acid sequence MNSTATLALDPRAQARRDIGTISLIGLAHGCSHFFHMLLPPLFPQFIAEFGLTYSQLGLLVTVFFVISGIGQAMAGFVVDKVGARPVLFLAMSCFVLASIAAGMAGGFGGLVLAAALAGVGNSPFHPVDFTILNKRVSQPRLGHAFSVHGISGNLGWALAPVFSIGIAQATGNWRLAYLGTGLVAAIILALLFWQREAIDDRQGQWEHAAKAQPGATPEHPMAFLRLPSVWLCFSFFFWTTAALSAIQSFASPALQKMYGLPVSLTAYVVTGYMLSGAAGMVVGGFLVARVERLERSIAFAMALAATLLALTATGWLPPLAAAATAALAGFGTGLAGPSRDMLIKRAAPPGATGRVYGTVYSGLDVGFALAAPVFGALLDSGHAQAVFGGSALALCLGIASAGLVGLGLARRRLQSAA; translated from the coding sequence ATGAACTCCACCGCCACCCTTGCTCTCGACCCCCGCGCCCAGGCCCGGCGCGACATAGGCACCATCAGCCTGATCGGCCTGGCCCATGGCTGCTCGCATTTCTTCCACATGCTGCTGCCGCCGCTGTTTCCGCAGTTCATTGCCGAATTCGGACTCACCTATTCCCAGCTGGGCCTGCTGGTCACCGTCTTCTTCGTGATCTCGGGTATCGGCCAGGCCATGGCCGGCTTCGTGGTGGACAAGGTAGGCGCCAGGCCGGTGCTGTTCCTGGCGATGAGCTGCTTCGTGCTGGCCTCGATTGCGGCGGGCATGGCGGGTGGCTTCGGCGGCCTGGTGCTGGCGGCGGCGCTGGCCGGGGTCGGCAACTCGCCCTTCCATCCGGTGGACTTCACCATCCTGAACAAGCGGGTCTCGCAGCCGCGCCTGGGCCATGCCTTCTCGGTGCACGGCATCAGCGGCAACCTGGGTTGGGCGCTGGCGCCGGTGTTCTCCATAGGCATCGCCCAGGCCACCGGCAACTGGCGCCTGGCCTACCTCGGCACCGGCCTGGTGGCGGCCATCATCCTGGCCCTTCTGTTCTGGCAGCGCGAGGCCATCGACGACCGGCAAGGCCAATGGGAGCATGCGGCCAAGGCCCAGCCGGGCGCCACGCCGGAGCATCCGATGGCCTTCCTGCGCCTGCCCTCGGTCTGGCTGTGCTTCTCGTTCTTCTTCTGGACCACGGCCGCGCTGTCGGCGATCCAGAGTTTCGCCAGCCCGGCCCTGCAGAAGATGTACGGCCTGCCGGTCAGCCTGACCGCCTACGTGGTGACCGGCTACATGCTCAGCGGCGCGGCCGGCATGGTGGTCGGGGGCTTCCTGGTGGCACGGGTCGAACGACTCGAGCGCAGCATCGCTTTCGCAATGGCCCTGGCTGCCACGCTGCTGGCGCTGACGGCCACCGGCTGGCTGCCTCCGCTGGCCGCGGCGGCGACCGCAGCGCTGGCCGGCTTTGGCACGGGGCTGGCTGGGCCCTCGCGCGACATGCTGATCAAGCGCGCCGCCCCGCCCGGTGCCACCGGCCGGGTCTATGGCACGGTGTATTCGGGCCTGGACGTGGGCTTTGCGCTGGCGGCGCCGGTGTTCGGCGCGCTGCTGGACAGCGGCCATGCCCAGGCGGTGTTCGGCGGTTCGGCCCTGGCCCTGTGCCTGGGCATCGCCTCGGCCGGCCTGGTCGGTTTGGGTCTGGCCCGGCGGCGGCTACAGTCGGCAGCCTGA
- a CDS encoding helix-turn-helix transcriptional regulator has product MKPAATRKAVPPADPLRYAPSPERPLRGKARTMEQQMDILPHRHDWGQLVFSISGAVRVSTEQSTFIVPPSRAVWIPVGVVHAVTAIEQADLRTLYVLQGLLTEPAWSGCRVLEVSPLLRELVLQVVDESSAVEARREALVGELVVDELRRARPLSLGVALPSDARLRKLCEAMLAAPARHQSLEAWAAEVGASARTVTRLFREQLGTSFNQWRSQVLLAHALTLAARRRPMSHIASELGYANASAFSAMVRRTVGMPPSRFFAAA; this is encoded by the coding sequence ATGAAGCCCGCCGCCACCCGCAAAGCCGTCCCGCCCGCCGACCCGCTGCGCTACGCGCCCAGCCCGGAGCGCCCGCTGCGCGGCAAGGCGCGGACCATGGAACAGCAGATGGACATCCTGCCGCACCGCCACGACTGGGGTCAGCTGGTGTTCTCGATCAGCGGCGCTGTCCGCGTGAGCACGGAGCAAAGCACCTTCATCGTGCCGCCTTCGCGGGCCGTGTGGATTCCGGTCGGCGTGGTCCATGCGGTCACCGCCATCGAGCAGGCCGACCTGCGCACCCTCTATGTGCTGCAAGGCCTGCTGACCGAGCCGGCCTGGTCGGGCTGCCGGGTGCTGGAGGTCTCGCCCCTGCTGCGCGAGCTGGTGCTGCAGGTGGTGGACGAAAGCTCAGCCGTCGAGGCGCGGCGCGAGGCCCTGGTCGGCGAACTGGTGGTCGATGAGCTGCGCCGCGCCCGGCCCTTGAGCCTGGGCGTGGCCTTGCCCAGCGATGCCCGCTTGCGCAAGCTCTGCGAGGCCATGCTGGCCGCGCCGGCGCGTCATCAAAGCCTGGAGGCCTGGGCCGCCGAGGTTGGGGCCAGTGCCCGCACCGTGACACGGCTGTTCCGCGAGCAACTGGGCACCAGCTTCAACCAGTGGCGCTCGCAAGTGCTGCTGGCTCACGCGCTGACGCTGGCCGCGCGGCGCCGGCCCATGAGCCACATCGCCAGCGAGCTGGGCTATGCCAATGCCAGCGCCTTCTCGGCCATGGTCCGGCGCACCGTGGGCATGCCGCCCAGCCGCTTCTTCGCGGCCGCCTGA